One genomic region from Bos javanicus breed banteng chromosome 14, ARS-OSU_banteng_1.0, whole genome shotgun sequence encodes:
- the LOC133260219 gene encoding LHFPL tetraspan subfamily member 5 protein-like encodes MVKLLPAQEAAKIYHTNYVRNSRAVGVMWGMLTICFSVLVMALFIQPYWIGDSVNTPQAGYFGIFSYCVGNVLSSELSCKGGLLDFSSIPSRAFKTAMFFVALAMFLIIGSII; translated from the coding sequence ATGGTGAAGTTGCTGCCTGCCCAGGAGGCAGCCAAGATCTACCACACCAACTACGTGCGTAACTCGAGGGCCGTGGGCGTGATGTGGGGCATGCTCACCATCTGCTTCTCTGTGCTGGTCATGGCGCTCTTCATCCAGCCCTACTGGATCGGTGACAGCGTCAACACGCCCCAGGCGGGCTACTTTGGCATTTTCTCCTACTGCGTGGGCAACGTGCTGTCTTCTGAGCTTAGCTGCAAGGGTGGCCTGCTGGACTTCTCCTCTATCCCTTCTAGAGCTTTCAAGACTGCTATGTTCTTTGTGGCCTTGGCCATGTTCCTCATCATTGGCtccatcatttga
- the PEX2 gene encoding peroxisome biogenesis factor 2 isoform X1 has translation MLKDVAISSQDVVTQNRLKETFREGMASGDENAERTNRVLRISQLDALELNKALEQLVWSQFTQCFHGFKPGLLARFEPEVKAFLWLFLWRFTIYSKNATVGQSVLNIQYQNDLSPNLSYQPPSRNQKLWYAVCTIGGKWLEERCYDLFRNRRIASFRKAKQCMNLVVGLLKLGGLINFLIFLQRGKFATLTERLLGIHSVFHKPQSVREVGFEYMNRELLWHGFAEFLIFLLPLINVQKLRAKLSSWCVPLTGAPGSDSTLATSGRQCSLCGEWPTMPHTIGCEHVFCYYCVKSSFLFDMSFTCPKCGTEVHSLQPLKSGIEMAEVSVP, from the exons ATGTTGAAAGATGTGGCGATCAGCAGTCAAGATGTGGTAACTCAAAATCGTTTGAAAG AGACCTTCAGAGAAGGCATGGCTTCCGGAGATGAGAACGCAGAGCGGACGAACAGAGTGCTAAGAATCAGCCAGTTGGATGCACTTGAACTAAACAAGGCCCTGGAGCAGCTCGTTTGGTCCCAGTTTACTCAGTGCTTCCATGGATTTAAGCCAGGGCTGTTAGCCCGCTTTGAACCAGAGGTGAAAGCATTCTTGTGGCTTTTCTTGTGGAGATTCACCATCTACTCTAAAAATGCCACAGTGGGACAGTCAGTGTTGAATATTCAGTACCAGAATGATCTTTCCCCAAACCTGAGCTACCAGCCACCAAGCAGAAATCAGAAGCTCTGGTACGCTGTCTGTACGATTGGTGGCAAGTGGTTAGAAGAACGATGCTACGATTTGTTTCGGAACCGTCGCATCGCATCCTTCAGGAAAGCCAAGCAGTGCATGAATCTGGTGGTCGGACTTCTGAAGTTAGGCGGGTTGATTAATTTCTTGATCTTCCTCCAAAGGGGCAAGTTTGCAACTTTGACCGAACGTCTCCTGGGCATCCATTCTGTCTTTCACAAGCCCCAAAGTGTCCGAGAAGTGGGCTTTGAGTATATGAATAGGGAACTCCTCTGGCACGGCTTTGCCGAGTTTCTAATTTTTCTCCTCCCACTAATCAACGTCCAGAAGTTGAGAGCCAAGCTCTCTTCATGGTGTGTCCCACTGACCGGAGCCCCAGGCAGCGACAGCACGCTGGCAACCAGTGGCAGACAGTGTTCTCTGTGTGGGGAGTGGCCCACCATGCCTCATACCATTGGCTGCGAGCATGTCTTTTGTTACTACTGCGTGAAGAGTAGCTTCTTATTTGACATGTCCTTCACTTGTCCTAAGTGTGGCACAGAAGTCCATAGCCTGCAACCCTTGAAATCGGGCATTGAGATGGCAGAAGTGAGTGTCCCTTAG
- the PEX2 gene encoding peroxisome biogenesis factor 2 isoform X2, with translation MASGDENAERTNRVLRISQLDALELNKALEQLVWSQFTQCFHGFKPGLLARFEPEVKAFLWLFLWRFTIYSKNATVGQSVLNIQYQNDLSPNLSYQPPSRNQKLWYAVCTIGGKWLEERCYDLFRNRRIASFRKAKQCMNLVVGLLKLGGLINFLIFLQRGKFATLTERLLGIHSVFHKPQSVREVGFEYMNRELLWHGFAEFLIFLLPLINVQKLRAKLSSWCVPLTGAPGSDSTLATSGRQCSLCGEWPTMPHTIGCEHVFCYYCVKSSFLFDMSFTCPKCGTEVHSLQPLKSGIEMAEVSVP, from the coding sequence ATGGCTTCCGGAGATGAGAACGCAGAGCGGACGAACAGAGTGCTAAGAATCAGCCAGTTGGATGCACTTGAACTAAACAAGGCCCTGGAGCAGCTCGTTTGGTCCCAGTTTACTCAGTGCTTCCATGGATTTAAGCCAGGGCTGTTAGCCCGCTTTGAACCAGAGGTGAAAGCATTCTTGTGGCTTTTCTTGTGGAGATTCACCATCTACTCTAAAAATGCCACAGTGGGACAGTCAGTGTTGAATATTCAGTACCAGAATGATCTTTCCCCAAACCTGAGCTACCAGCCACCAAGCAGAAATCAGAAGCTCTGGTACGCTGTCTGTACGATTGGTGGCAAGTGGTTAGAAGAACGATGCTACGATTTGTTTCGGAACCGTCGCATCGCATCCTTCAGGAAAGCCAAGCAGTGCATGAATCTGGTGGTCGGACTTCTGAAGTTAGGCGGGTTGATTAATTTCTTGATCTTCCTCCAAAGGGGCAAGTTTGCAACTTTGACCGAACGTCTCCTGGGCATCCATTCTGTCTTTCACAAGCCCCAAAGTGTCCGAGAAGTGGGCTTTGAGTATATGAATAGGGAACTCCTCTGGCACGGCTTTGCCGAGTTTCTAATTTTTCTCCTCCCACTAATCAACGTCCAGAAGTTGAGAGCCAAGCTCTCTTCATGGTGTGTCCCACTGACCGGAGCCCCAGGCAGCGACAGCACGCTGGCAACCAGTGGCAGACAGTGTTCTCTGTGTGGGGAGTGGCCCACCATGCCTCATACCATTGGCTGCGAGCATGTCTTTTGTTACTACTGCGTGAAGAGTAGCTTCTTATTTGACATGTCCTTCACTTGTCCTAAGTGTGGCACAGAAGTCCATAGCCTGCAACCCTTGAAATCGGGCATTGAGATGGCAGAAGTGAGTGTCCCTTAG